The Actinopolymorpha sp. NPDC004070 genome includes a region encoding these proteins:
- a CDS encoding SRPBCC domain-containing protein produces the protein MTVDQPAAPTSASPVDPYDGRRRRRRWPYALLAVLAVLAGGAVGQRAHPVVLRTEVEIAASPDQVWTVLADRAAYPEWNPFIVRSSGRLQVGQKVTNVHRIGGKTMVFKPTVLAVQPGHELRWIGRLLVPGIFDGEHSFTLTQTAPGRTHLVQQETFKGIAVPFTAGWLRGDTLSGFRALNTALRDRVESRYR, from the coding sequence ATGACCGTCGACCAGCCCGCCGCCCCAACGTCGGCCTCACCTGTTGATCCGTACGACGGCCGCCGGCGGCGGCGCCGCTGGCCGTACGCCCTCCTCGCAGTGCTGGCCGTCCTGGCCGGCGGCGCGGTCGGGCAGCGCGCCCATCCCGTCGTCCTGCGCACGGAGGTCGAGATTGCCGCGAGCCCGGATCAGGTCTGGACGGTGCTCGCCGACCGAGCCGCCTACCCGGAGTGGAATCCGTTCATCGTGCGCTCCAGCGGCCGGCTGCAGGTCGGGCAGAAGGTGACCAACGTGCACCGCATCGGCGGGAAGACGATGGTGTTCAAGCCGACGGTCCTCGCCGTCCAGCCCGGACACGAGCTCCGCTGGATCGGGCGCCTGCTCGTCCCCGGCATCTTCGACGGCGAACATTCCTTCACGCTGACGCAGACCGCGCCCGGCCGGACCCACCTGGTGCAGCAGGAGACCTTCAAGGGCATCGCCGTACCGTTCACGGCCGGTTGGCTGCGCGGAGACACGCTGTCGGGGTTCAGGGCACTGAACACCGCCCTGCGCGACCGGGTGGAGTCCCGCTACCGCTGA
- a CDS encoding MOSC domain-containing protein has translation MYVARIGLTPVKGMAHEFLPELHLPASGLPGDRAFCFYDVAADRVLRTVDHDALLACHARWVPPRLTITTPVGVAAGDADELGDRLVADYWGRPTELTVVRGPWSALVSRYLGKDVLLCRVGPPGGVVWGGPVSVVTTSSLAEVARRTGRDPGGEDGRGDGEDGRRFRATFVVDTGEAPAFVEDEWTGRSLRLGDAVVRVRGPLERCALVDRRPEAGGRDAMVLRALAADRRIDGQIVFGVHADVVRPGTVRLGAEVAVEATDAADAVDAAADQR, from the coding sequence ATGTACGTCGCCCGGATCGGCCTCACACCGGTCAAGGGGATGGCCCACGAGTTCCTGCCGGAGCTTCACCTGCCGGCGTCGGGCCTGCCCGGCGATCGCGCGTTCTGCTTCTACGACGTCGCGGCGGACCGCGTTCTTCGTACGGTCGACCACGACGCGCTGCTCGCCTGCCACGCCCGCTGGGTCCCGCCGAGGTTGACCATCACCACGCCGGTCGGCGTGGCCGCGGGAGACGCGGACGAGCTCGGTGACCGGCTGGTGGCCGACTACTGGGGACGCCCGACCGAGCTCACCGTCGTCCGCGGACCGTGGTCGGCGCTGGTGAGCCGCTACCTCGGCAAGGACGTACTCCTGTGCCGGGTCGGCCCGCCGGGCGGAGTGGTGTGGGGCGGTCCGGTGTCGGTGGTGACCACCTCCTCGCTGGCCGAGGTCGCGCGGCGAACCGGACGGGACCCCGGAGGCGAAGATGGACGAGGGGACGGGGAGGACGGCCGGAGGTTCCGCGCGACGTTCGTGGTCGACACCGGGGAGGCGCCGGCCTTCGTCGAGGACGAGTGGACCGGGCGGTCGCTGCGGCTGGGTGATGCCGTCGTACGTGTGCGTGGCCCGCTCGAACGCTGCGCCCTGGTCGACCGGCGCCCGGAGGCCGGCGGCCGCGACGCCATGGTGCTGCGGGCCCTGGCCGCCGACCGCCGGATCGACGGCCAGATCGTGTTCGGCGTCCACGCGGACGTCGTACGGCCCGGCACCGTCCGGCTGGGTGCCGAGGTGGCCGTCGAGGCGACCGATGCCGCGGACGCCGTGGACGCCGCCGCGGATCAGCGGTAG
- a CDS encoding TetR/AcrR family transcriptional regulator: MPPTEPTGARPRRGRPRDAEVDRRILTAARETVAAHGYAGLSIDAVAERAGVAKTTLYRRWPTKARLVADLVSRMQDEVTLTETGDVVADLTRLTAGIAASLTAAGAPLVADLMAAMAHDPDFGATMRERWAQWRRAAVDLLGRAVERGALSPGFDPEVVVDQLAGPLYYRLLFTGDPLTADYAAHLVEGALGAHLRPKGPTSP; encoded by the coding sequence ATGCCCCCCACAGAACCGACCGGCGCACGACCGCGCCGCGGCCGGCCCAGGGACGCCGAGGTCGACCGGCGCATCCTGACCGCCGCCCGGGAGACCGTCGCGGCCCACGGTTACGCCGGGCTCTCGATCGACGCCGTTGCCGAACGGGCCGGGGTGGCCAAGACCACGCTGTACCGCCGGTGGCCCACCAAGGCGCGGCTGGTGGCCGACCTCGTCTCACGGATGCAGGACGAGGTCACCCTGACCGAGACCGGGGACGTCGTAGCCGACCTGACCCGGCTGACGGCCGGGATCGCGGCCAGCCTGACCGCGGCGGGGGCTCCCCTGGTCGCCGACCTGATGGCGGCGATGGCGCACGACCCGGACTTCGGCGCGACCATGCGCGAGCGCTGGGCGCAGTGGCGCCGCGCCGCCGTGGACCTGCTCGGCCGGGCGGTCGAACGCGGCGCCCTCTCCCCCGGCTTCGACCCGGAGGTCGTCGTCGACCAACTCGCCGGACCTCTCTACTACCGACTGCTGTTCACCGGCGACCCGCTCACGGCGGATTACGCCGCCCACCTCGTCGAGGGCGCGCTCGGCGCGCACCTCCGCCCGAAAGGACCGACCTCCCCATGA